The nucleotide window AAAATCAGATTTATCTGCTACTTTGCTTGGATTTTCCTTTTGTGACAACAATTTTGCATCGTGTTCCTTTTCATCCCGATAAGTTTGTATAATGCTAGAAAACAATTGACTCTTTGGTTTCTTAAACTCTATCTTAGGAACAAATTGTTTTGCTAGCAATTCTTTGTCCGTTGGAATAATCTTTCTGCCCTTAAATTTCATCAAGTGTTCCCTGAGTGCTGGACTCACTGGGAGTGTACCTGCCTGAAAATCTTTCCAATTTCTACTTGCagtattatcatattttacaaCCATCTCCACTGATTTTGGTGACCATTTTGAAtccaagattttttttatggtctCTGGTAAAGCAGGAAAACTTTCGCTGAGTTTTTCTATCGTCCACTCTTCAGGATTAAATGTGTGCAACTTTTTAATCAATTCCTTTTCAGCAAATGTAAGAAATCGAGGTTCTTTTTCCTTGAAATATTTCTGAATAACAATTTGTTGTTTGAGacgttcttttttaatctgcatttctctgaaaaaaaaaattaatgctttcTAAAGTAATTTGACATGTTTCGGTTACATTACACTTATTTTTAACGAACAAATATAAGCATACCTTTCGTACATTCTGTGGCTCATGCCAACGTTCATAAAGTCTGCCTCGAACTGACTTACATCTTCGGGATCTAAATCCTCAACAGATTCATCATTTTTCATCAGCTTAATTCGTCGACGAATACCAACGAGGGTATCGGGTGCTTTCCTACTAAACATTCTGCGTAACATCGTCATCACTCTAATATCGCTCATCGTGGAATCCGTCAATTCTTTTGTGTATTTTAGCTTGTTCGCAAATAGTAACAGAAATAGCTTGACTTCGGCtcgaattaaagtaaaatatatgtatcctaaaacaattatttacttCATAATACCGTCAGTCAATTCAATCGATCTGATAAAATGTattgcattttcaaataacCCTTTTTGCGTCTTGCTAATCCGTTCCGAGGGTCTGAATATCTCAAGTGTACAACTTCACATCACAGCATACGTTAGTGGCACACATGCGCGCAAAAGCTACACTCACGAGGTTTTCTCGAGATCTTTTTAGCGCAGAAGGCAGGAAAAATGGCGGATGAAAACGAGGATCAGTGGTTGTACGGAGATTCAACCGATAGCAAAGAGTACACACCGGTGAATATTCAATCGGAGGCTCAACAAGATGATTCAATACTCGCCGAAACTCAAGAGAACTCACAGACTCAAGAAGACCAGAAGGCAGAAGGTGTCGATGAAACGCCGTCTGAGGTATACGTGCAATCTAACCTTTTTCAATCACTTACGAAGTAAATTTTCCGTAAAGTATCGTGGAATTTAATGTCATCAATAAAcaataaacaataaataataaatacagtGACTACCAAAAGTATTCGGgcatcaaaaaatttttactacaAAGTGGTGTATTATTCagataagaaattaaagaattagaTTCATGgctcatttttttattatacattgtTGATTTTACTTTGACATTGTACAGTGTtacttaaataaatcaatatatacattgtttaataattaatttaacaaaaacatAGTGATTTATTGTCTTACAAAAGTATTTggacattaaataataataataataaaattaaattaatgttttttacaaaataaaaattaaaataatattttgctgGATTACCTTTTTGAtctaatacatattttaaccTTTTAGgcatatttaaacaaattttttgcaagtattttacattaatcaAACTCCACTCTTCTCTTGCATACTCCACTCttgcaaaaaatttgtttaaatatgcCTAAAaggttaaaatatatattagatCAAAAAGGTAATccagcaaaatattaatttaatttttattttgtaaaaaacattaatttaattttattattattattattatttaatgtccAAATACTTTTGTAAGACAATAAATCACTatgtttttgttaaattaattattaaacaatgtatatattaatttatttaagtaacACTGTACAATGTCAAAGTAAAATCAacaatgtataataaaaaaatgagcCATGAAtctaattctttaatttcttatctGAATAATACACCACTTtgtagtaaaaatttttttgatgcCCGAATACTTTTGGGAGTCACTGTAGATAAACAGAAAAGGATGAACGTGtctattataaattgtaatctgtataaaattatatttttagctttttttttttttctttctgtcaACAcacgtttaaattttttgtgtATCTTAATATtagtcttaaaaatttttttttagtctcaAGAAGCTGATCCCCTTAACGCTAGTGATGAAGTATCCTCATTGTTGAATCACGCGCTAGAAGAAAGTGcagatgcaaataaaaatggcaCAAGAGAAGGCTCTAGTCAGGAGGATGGTGAAGCAGCTAGCGAATCTGATTCTGATGATGATGTACATGTTGTTATTGGTGATATTAAATCAACCCCAGCATATGGTAGTTTGAATATCAAAAGAGGAGGATTGCTAACCAATGCTTCAGGTGTAACGGATAAGCTTAGTAAACAACCGGGAAAATTTAGTATAGATGAATTTGAGACTATTGGTGTTATCAATGGAATACCAGCTCACGAGTTCAATTTAGATCAATTGGAGGATAAACCATGGAGACAGCCTGGTGCAGATATtacagattattttaattatggcTTTAACGAAGACACCTGGAGAGCATATTGCGAACGTCAGAAGCGAATGCGAAGTGAATCTGGAGTAGGATTGATTTTAAATGCAGGTAGTGGTGGTGGCAGTTCAAGCAATATGAGAATGCCTCAGGTGGCAATAACAAATGACAACAGCAAATACTCTGGCGTTATGGGTCCTAAGAGAGCAGGTCCACCACCTGGGAGAAAAATGGCAGGCACAATAGACGTTATAGGAAGCTCTGGTTTAGCTTCTAGAAGAAATCTGGATAAATCTCCACCAAAAGGAAACGTGATACAAGTTATGACTGCTGACAGAAGAGAATATTCAAGAAAACCAGGATTTCCAGATATGAGCGTTCCCCCTCCTGGAGCAGGAATGCCTCCCCCACCGTTTGATATGCCTCCACCAGGATATGCTGGAGAATCGGCACCATTTTATATGCCAGAAACTGACCCATATTATCAGAGTTATGAACCTACGCAGGATAGTCAGTGGGGCAACGATCCAGTAAGTTTATAacattatacaataaattacttgaaaatatcaataaatagtatcaatttttaaaatatataatattggataatttaatttcgttaaaaaatgttttgaggaagtaaattaatttttgttcttttttttgttttatcaaaGACGTGGCAGCCAACAAATTTAGCGATTCCAATGACCGAAGGTGAAGATGATAAAGATATGGGACCTAAGACGATACCTACGATGGTTCCACCAACGTCTATTCCTCCTTTAATGCAATCACGCGATCAAAGGGATGGCAGAGACCGAGAACGAGACAGAGATAGAGATCGAGATAGAGAATTAGACTCTATGGGCAGAGATAGAGACAAGGACAGAGATCGCGATCGTGACAGAGAAAAGGATTCTATGATGAGGGATCGCGATAGAGACAGGGACTCTATGTCCCGAGACGATGATCGAGAGCGTGATAGATCTAGATCTCAGTATCGACATAAGGATCGGTAATAatctattatttctttttaagtcAGACAGTATGTTCTACAATATTGTATGTTGATACttattgattataattttttgttttttttttttagacatcGACATCGATCAAGATCGCGATCTCGCAGGCACAAATCAAGATCAAGAAGTCCGAGTAGGCGCAAGAAGAAATCCAGACGTTCGGATAGAGAACGTTCCAAGGAAGAAAGTGAATAAATGTGTGTAcacgtaaaatataacatttacaGCATCGTAGTGGAATGCATCATAGAATTAAGTGATCGTttcacataaaataatattccgaCTATTGCCGAGAAAATGCACCTaccaataaaattattccataaagctaattgtaagataaacttttattaattgtcgGATATAAGAAGTGAAATGTATGATAAACTTATTTGTGAAAATCATAAAGGATATAATTTTTGACAcgactaaattattaatggaaACGATATGTTAATTGGATTAACAGGATCATTGGAAAATTACAGATAAGATAAATCTTTACTTATAAGACTTTTAATTACGTGTTCAAGACctgtctttaaaaataataaaatatttttcattttttaattttacctttGTATATTGATCAATTACAAActccaaaagaaaaaaaattatgcgacttaccaatctgcatgagcttcagcggagttgtagagttctgccggagtgactgtaacataaaaagaaaaatattaatgtagacacgttggtatattaattaatacagttAATCAAAAggtaaagctttttttttataaagattttatttaaaaaaaaatttatatttacctataagttgctccgccgatgcaggatgcccgtcccgagcctgctcctcctctcacaatcagatgggacgtgtcatCTTTCCGCGccctggacactcgcgaacgcgcccgaattaattattatcccTGTGTTTTTCGCGCGAGCACTTTGCGGAactcccgaagcgaccgacgaaccggttCTACGATTCGTATTTGCATAGTTTCGGCGTGCGACACTTTTCTCCTTCCACTTTTTTTCCAACGGGGATGTCGGGCTGGTGCTCCTTCGACGAAAGTCTTCctctggatttttatctgaaacaaaaaaagttatatttgaTCAGCAAAAGatgacgaaaattaaacgtgctgcGTTACAAGTAAGTTGCACACCCTTCACGTTTCGTTGACTCTCGTTTGACGTGAAGCAAGTAAATCGAGAATCATGTTAATCCATGCTTAACGCGtcaacttttttaaatagagaaccaatataaatattgaaaaagagaataattgtttgaaaattaattaaattatttgaatgtTTTATATCACTTAAATAGGTTTGTTTCTTTCAGCTAAACTAACTATActagtttatttaaaaaaaaaaaaaaaaaaaaaaaaaaaagacagatcTCTGTAAGCTCCGTATCTTCTATAATCATTGCACTGCGCGTGTGCGAAATTATTATAGTCCCGCTTGATCGCCACCTTTCTTCCTCGTCACAGATCACACAGATCTTAAAGCCGAGAGATCATAAATGCCTCGATATATATTCCGTCCACTTAGAATTGTGCTTTGTTGCGCGTCAAATCTGATCAAATTGTTCCATCTTGCAGTCAAATTCAGCCCAGTCAGTCCTATGTACCTCTGATTAAACCTGTCAAGATAACCCTTGTCACTGGTtaatactaaataaaaaaggaaattttacTACGACGTATTGTAAgtgtataaaattttgcggAAAAAGCTCCGTTTTTTTCTCAAAGTTTATCTTCGTGTATGTGCTTCGTTACGTTCAAAAGAGAATCAATTGTCGCAGATTTGCGTAATGCGTTTAATCCATATGGGTCTCAAGGAATTAGTGCACTGGTGAGAAATcgcaattgtttttaatattatctaaaatttaacATCCATCAATGGCACAATATTTTCAATGTTTAATTTGgtagttaatattaattagaacgTAATGTTATGGCGACAACTGCAAATGACATAAATGATAACTGGAGCAAACTGTTTTAGGTATCAAAAAAAGATTGGCACATACGATAAGCAACAATGGGAAAGAACAATAGAGCAACATATTCTTGATGGACTTACACATGTTCCAATGAGAACAACGAAACTTAAAACAGAATTGATTGACGTAGATCTCGTTCGTGGTatgctttaaatatattagtaatattaaatatatatatatatatatatatatatatatatatatatatatatatatattagtaaTGTTATATGTATTAACATTTCAGTAGTGTTCTATGTAATAACCCTATGTACTTATTTACTATGTATCATTTATATAGGATCTTCATTTCCAAAAGCCAAGCCAAAGCATGGTTTGTTGACAGTAGCTTGCCTAGCATTTCAACGACTCTTGTTCCTTCCATTGTATAAGAAATGGTGGATACAACAGACAAGTTATCGCATATTTGTACTATTCTTGTTGCTATATAGCTTACAAACCATCAACATCTTTCTGTATTATGTTTATACAAACAGAGAAAATGAAGTGGAAGTGAGACATTTGctgtttttataaaacatgtaTGTACTTGCACATGTATCCATCTTAACTATCATCTCGTTTTACAGATTGTGTCTATGTCAGAAGTATTAGTACCTATTGTTATGATGTTTGTTCTATGCATTGTCCATTCTCATATTGTATCGACACACTCGGGTCCTACTATGACATACAATCAATCTAGGCAACGAATAACAAGACGCTCTCGGCACATTAGATGCAGAAATGGAAAATCAAGGCCTAGACAGAATTTACGTAAGTATGCGATAGTACAAAGAGTATTCGTTTTTGTAATAACTCAATTTTTACTTAAGGTGTACATAAGGATGCAAAACTCTCTCAAGATGTGAGAAGTGATTGTGAGAAAGCAAGCACTGGAAATAAACAAGTATTTACTGCAGTAAGATTTGCTAAGAAAGTGGTGATTGAAAATTCTTCAACTGTCAGTCAATCTCAGGTCAATATTCCAACTTACAATATGtatcaaaatattatatgtatgtgttTCAAAGTTTTTGTTATTGATAGGAATGTGCAAGTGCTCAAGTAGTATATGACAAAGAATCAATAAGTACAACTGGAGAAAATTCTGATCCCTCAAATGAAAATTTAGCCAATTGCGAACAACAAGGTAAAGAGATACTATTTATCTCTTGCATATtcatatatgttttaaaactttagtatttatttctatctgTGACAGATGATGTACCAGAGGAACGTGCAGCAAATATACATCAAGATGATGATGGCTTTGAAAGTTTAAATGGTAATGTTTCTAGTGATAATGACAAAGCGATAGGTCGTGTACTAGGGCACAGAAATAAATCACAACTCGGTCTGACACAACAGAGTAATGATCACATGTCATGGTCAGAAGACAGCATTAACCAACAGATTTCATCAAAGAACTCAGGTTTGATTTACAAGTCCATGCTTGTAAAATAgttttgaatataattttggAAAAGTAGTAATCTTTATTGAATATACTACAGACATATAGAAGATTATAAATgtagaaatgttttttttttttttttttaattaatttttttcattggTTTGTGGTTGCATTCTGAACCGCTAACACGCTTTAATCTTTGTTGGAAAGGTATAAAATGGAGTAATAGCTAAATCATCATTTTCCACTTTCCACGCAGCACCCGAACCATTAAAAATTGATGACAATTTTGTGGATAGTAAAAGCATTCACGACAATATCAAGGTACAATCACTTtcaaatctttattattattatttttttttttttttttttcagatttatacgtttaaaaaaacttaattttttatgattgCGCTTATCTCTCTTGTAaactaatttttcttaaatatcttaatctttttattctataaaaaaattacttttgatACGCTATATTAATCTATCAACTTTGGCAATCACATTATTAATTCAAGGATAACGATACATCGTCAAAAATATTGGGATCCAGAGGAATGCGACAGCAGTgcgagagcgaagaagagGGCGAGTGTGAGGAAGCTGCAACGCATCATCTAACGGAAGCAACAACTTCTGCCACGGAATGGATGGGAGTAACGACCAACAGTGATGAGTGTAGTTACAGGTAAGACATATATGTTAATATGTCGTAGCTTTTTGTAAAACAAAGTTTTTACAGTTCTGAACTTGGGGAATCTGATTTAGCCAGTGAAACTAATCTAAATTATGGAGAATTTGTGGAGCATCCTTTCTCATGGGAATTTGAATTACCACCatcgatattatttaactCTACTTGTTCATCATCTGATCGTGGTTAGTATAAATTTGTCATATAAATAAagatgtttttaaataattacatctaACAAAATTGACggatacaaattttaaataccaTTTACTTTATATCGGTTTGTTTATAGTTTCGTGTACGATTTGGACCCGACGGGATGTTAAAAAAGCTGAATTATCAGTCCTTGATATCAGTTCAGCGATTATTGCTAGAGTTGAATCGATGCCAGAAAgcatgaattatttttatggcGGTCTAATACTTAGCATCGCATTATGTTTAATACCGTCGATAAAACGGTTGAGCGATCATATAGGATCAGAAAACATTTGTAATGGATCTGTCAGTTTATTACCAAGTGACATGATCCAAGTGAATTTGGAAACTTACACCGACGTCCTATGTAGAATAATTGATATAGCAttcggaaatattttttggtAAGCAACTTTTtcagtttatattttttaaatacttaaattaatatagtatgtaaattaacctttttttctttctttttttttttttctcttaggGAACGAACGATTGTACTAATATCAATGTTTGAACGATTTATGCTATCGTGTTGTCTATTTTTCTTGCTGGCAGTAGCGGAACGAACGTACAAGCAAAGACttttatatgcaaaattattttctcacttAACATCATCTAGGCGCGCGCGGAAATCCGATTTACCGCACTTTCGCTTAAACAAAGTGCGCAATATAAAAACATGGCTGAGTGTCAGatcttatttaaaagtaagaaaataaaatacaacgatatatctattaatttgaaaattacgtTTGTATGttttatacttaatattatgtacaattttatattacagcgAAGAGGCCCGCAACGATCTGTAGACGTAATTGTTTCAGCAGTATTTATCGTTACATTATTATTGCTGTCATTCGTAAgtttggaattaattaaagtaagtgtattttatttagttttcaCATGCATATATTCTTTCAACacctttatttcttttgacgatataaattttattgtaggATCTCGAAAGTTTGCATTCACGTTATAATGTCGAAGCATTATTTTGGAGCTTCTCACttggaatatttatattacgttttatGACGTTaggaacaaaaattaataaaaagtacagAAATCTCTCGATATTGATAACCGAACAGGTAAGTACGTtgttataatttgtttaaattttcacCTTTAAAAGCCTTATATTTTCATGacattttagataaatttatatttgcaaattgAACAAAAACCGCATAAGAAAGAAGAACTTATGGTTGCAAATAGCGTTTTGAAAT belongs to Cardiocondyla obscurior isolate alpha-2009 linkage group LG23, Cobs3.1, whole genome shotgun sequence and includes:
- the LOC139111288 gene encoding uncharacterized protein isoform X2, whose product is MSDIRVMTMLRRMFSRKAPDTLVGIRRRIKLMKNDESVEDLDPEDVSQFEADFMNVGMSHRMYEREMQIKKERLKQQIVIQKYFKEKEPRFLTFAEKELIKKLHTFNPEEWTIEKLSESFPALPETIKKILDSKWSPKSVEMVVKYDNTASRNWKDFQAGTLPVSPALREHLMKFKGRKIIPTDKELLAKQFVPKIEFKKPKSQLFSSIIQTYRDEKEHDAKLLSQKENPSKVADKSDFENPNLLIANTMGIDTSVPPKNTKELNNVQSLTVTLHADAQELNTSYNEKREKLLTFDQFVKTKLENIHQESSEEGTALLNLYRKEMDASQEMQTPEAVTASENAIDYSKENTSLKIAQQIDKDISIPFKDRDKNFNIIGADDNLLDTKITLWKKKVDTELKYVKPIKIAKHLYKPGMTYRISDCYYDDDGEFLYRVPGVQS
- the Phtf gene encoding protein phtf isoform X2, producing MRLIHMGLKELVHWYQKKIGTYDKQQWERTIEQHILDGLTHVPMRTTKLKTELIDVDLVRGSSFPKAKPKHGLLTVACLAFQRLLFLPLYKKWWIQQTSYRIFVLFLLLYSLQTINIFLYYVYTNRENEVEIVSMSEVLVPIVMMFVLCIVHSHIVSTHSGPTMTYNQSRQRITRRSRHIRCRNGKSRPRQNLRVHKDAKLSQDVRSDCEKASTGNKQVFTAVRFAKKVVIENSSTVSQSQECASAQVVYDKESISTTGENSDPSNENLANCEQQDDVPEERAANIHQDDDGFESLNAPEPLKIDDNFVDSKSIHDNIKDNDTSSKILGSRGMRQQCESEEEGECEEAATHHLTEATTSATEWMGVTTNSDECSYSSELGESDLASETNLNYGEFVEHPFSWEFELPPSILFNSTCSSSDRVSCTIWTRRDVKKAELSVLDISSAIIARVESMPESMNYFYGGLILSIALCLIPSIKRLSDHIGSENICNGSVSLLPSDMIQVNLETYTDVLCRIIDIAFGNIFWERTIVLISMFERFMLSCCLFFLLAVAERTYKQRLLYAKLFSHLTSSRRARKSDLPHFRLNKVRNIKTWLSVRSYLKRRGPQRSVDVIVSAVFIVTLLLLSFVSLELIKDLESLHSRYNVEALFWSFSLGIFILRFMTLGTKINKKYRNLSILITEQINLYLQIEQKPHKKEELMVANSVLKLAADLIKELESPFKISGLSANPYLYTITKVVLLSALSGVLSELLGFKLKLHKIKIK
- the Phtf gene encoding protein phtf isoform X1; this translates as MRLIHMGLKELVHWYQKKIGTYDKQQWERTIEQHILDGLTHVPMRTTKLKTELIDVDLVRGSSFPKAKPKHGLLTVACLAFQRLLFLPLYKKWWIQQTSYRIFVLFLLLYSLQTINIFLYYVYTNRENEVEIVSMSEVLVPIVMMFVLCIVHSHIVSTHSGPTMTYNQSRQRITRRSRHIRCRNGKSRPRQNLRVHKDAKLSQDVRSDCEKASTGNKQVFTAVRFAKKVVIENSSTVSQSQECASAQVVYDKESISTTGENSDPSNENLANCEQQDDVPEERAANIHQDDDGFESLNGNVSSDNDKAIGRVLGHRNKSQLGLTQQSNDHMSWSEDSINQQISSKNSAPEPLKIDDNFVDSKSIHDNIKDNDTSSKILGSRGMRQQCESEEEGECEEAATHHLTEATTSATEWMGVTTNSDECSYSSELGESDLASETNLNYGEFVEHPFSWEFELPPSILFNSTCSSSDRVSCTIWTRRDVKKAELSVLDISSAIIARVESMPESMNYFYGGLILSIALCLIPSIKRLSDHIGSENICNGSVSLLPSDMIQVNLETYTDVLCRIIDIAFGNIFWERTIVLISMFERFMLSCCLFFLLAVAERTYKQRLLYAKLFSHLTSSRRARKSDLPHFRLNKVRNIKTWLSVRSYLKRRGPQRSVDVIVSAVFIVTLLLLSFVSLELIKDLESLHSRYNVEALFWSFSLGIFILRFMTLGTKINKKYRNLSILITEQINLYLQIEQKPHKKEELMVANSVLKLAADLIKELESPFKISGLSANPYLYTITKVVLLSALSGVLSELLGFKLKLHKIKIK
- the Fip1 gene encoding pre-mRNA 3'-end-processing factor FIP1, whose amino-acid sequence is MADENEDQWLYGDSTDSKEYTPVNIQSEAQQDDSILAETQENSQTQEDQKAEGVDETPSESQEADPLNASDEVSSLLNHALEESADANKNGTREGSSQEDGEAASESDSDDDVHVVIGDIKSTPAYGSLNIKRGGLLTNASGVTDKLSKQPGKFSIDEFETIGVINGIPAHEFNLDQLEDKPWRQPGADITDYFNYGFNEDTWRAYCERQKRMRSESGVGLILNAGSGGGSSSNMRMPQVAITNDNSKYSGVMGPKRAGPPPGRKMAGTIDVIGSSGLASRRNLDKSPPKGNVIQVMTADRREYSRKPGFPDMSVPPPGAGMPPPPFDMPPPGYAGESAPFYMPETDPYYQSYEPTQDSQWGNDPTWQPTNLAIPMTEGEDDKDMGPKTIPTMVPPTSIPPLMQSRDQRDGRDRERDRDRDRDRELDSMGRDRDKDRDRDRDREKDSMMRDRDRDRDSMSRDDDRERDRSRSQYRHKDRHRHRSRSRSRRHKSRSRSPSRRKKKSRRSDRERSKEESE
- the LOC139111288 gene encoding uncharacterized protein isoform X1; protein product: MQIGYIYFTLIRAEVKLFLLLFANKLKYTKELTDSTMSDIRVMTMLRRMFSRKAPDTLVGIRRRIKLMKNDESVEDLDPEDVSQFEADFMNVGMSHRMYEREMQIKKERLKQQIVIQKYFKEKEPRFLTFAEKELIKKLHTFNPEEWTIEKLSESFPALPETIKKILDSKWSPKSVEMVVKYDNTASRNWKDFQAGTLPVSPALREHLMKFKGRKIIPTDKELLAKQFVPKIEFKKPKSQLFSSIIQTYRDEKEHDAKLLSQKENPSKVADKSDFENPNLLIANTMGIDTSVPPKNTKELNNVQSLTVTLHADAQELNTSYNEKREKLLTFDQFVKTKLENIHQESSEEGTALLNLYRKEMDASQEMQTPEAVTASENAIDYSKENTSLKIAQQIDKDISIPFKDRDKNFNIIGADDNLLDTKITLWKKKVDTELKYVKPIKIAKHLYKPGMTYRISDCYYDDDGEFLYRVPGVQS